ctttttttttttttttcccttcctcctttttatttttaattgttttttttcttttctccgGAGCGGACCCTTtgggaggagcagctgcagcagccgcGGCCACGCCGGGACCGAGCAGGGAGGATGGCCGGGGGGCGCCTCCCGGGGCTGCTTCTCCTCTTGCGTGAGTACCGCGGCGGCGAGTCGCGACAGGGAGCCCTGTCGCGATGGGGCAGCCTCTGGCGCTGAGACAGACCCGGCGCTGTTCGAGCACCGGTCCCACATCACCGCCCATCTGCTGCCCCATCTCCGCTACCTGCTCTGTCGCGACAGGGGCGCCCCGTCGCGATAGAGGAGCTTACTCCATCGGGTTCGGGGGTGCCGGGGGTGCTCAGGTGAGCCTGCAGAGGCTTGGGGCGAGGGGCCCATCGCTGCCGGGCTCAGCCCCTCTGTGCCCGCAGACGCCGCGGCTCGCCTGGCAGCCGAGCAAGAAGTTGAAAACCTCTCCGGGCTCTCCCCTAACCCCGAGAAGGACATCTTCGTGGTGCGGGAAAACCGGACGACGTGTCTCATGGCCGAATTCGCCGCCAAGTTCATCGTCCCCTACGACGTGTGGGCCAGCAACTACGTGGATGTGAGtgggggccgggggcggcggggcggcccggGGGGCTCCCGGGGCTCCGGCAGGACCGGGGATGGCAcgggacacacacacacgtccGCCGGTACTTTGGGAAAGTCCTGTATCCCCTCCGAGGATTTGCAGCCGGGGCAGTGGGGGGGCCGTGGGTTCCCGGAggagccccggggccgcccccctGAGCCCCCGCTCCCCGTTTCCAGCTGATTACGGAGCAAGCCGATATCCCGCTGTCACGGGGCGCCGAGATGAAGGGCAAGTGTGGCACTAACGAGTCGGAGctggagctctcctggctgGAGCAAGCGTACACCCTCAAACTCTTCTTCCTGAAGGTACGGGCTCCCCCGCACGCccgggagctggggagggggcgcGCCGGCGTTGCGGGGTCCTGACCAGCCCTGTCTCGGCAGGAGGGGCACAACACGTCCCGGGGGCCGGAGGCGTTCTGGAGGCTCAGCCGGATCCAGTTCACCTACGACACCTCCGAGCGCACTTACTTCAAGGACGCCGTGAGCCGTAAGCGCCCGGGGGACGGGGTTTAAGGCGGATCCCGGGGGTCTGGCGGGCACCCCGCGGGCTACTCGCCTAAGCACAGCTTAACGGGGAAGACCTATACCCGCCCGACAGAGCCGGGACTAACTGCCGGGTTTAAACGGcgaactattttttttttgtgtcccccctccccttttttattGTGTTTAGTGACCGCGGTTGCCGTGGGAggagagcccagctctgcccgtGTGCTGCGCTGCCACAGGCTCTCCGGCGGGACCCAGGGCCCgagggggtgggcagggggccaCCTGGGCTGAAAAAGCTTGTCTCCTCTCCTCTGGGAGATGGCTTTTAAGGTTAATTATTTCCTCACTTCTGATGGTGGTTGAATAGGTGGGAAGGCAGCGCTTTCCCAGGATAACTATGAGATTGACATCAGTATAATACTCCTACACACCTCTGCACCCAGCAGCCTCCTCTTTTCTCGCTGGTTTTCCGTTCTTTTggctttcattttgtttttatttcatttctgctCAGAAATTAGTTGTCTTGTATcaaaaactgaaatactgtCATCTGCAAATCATTCTTCCTCAGGATTTTCAAACTCCAGTGAATAGCGGGCTAAGAGTTTGTGCTGTAAGATACAGTAGATATGGGGCTGTTTTCCCACTGGTGTTTCTACTGTTTGAGTCCCCAAAACACGGTGGTGGCCATGCCTCATCAGCTTCTGCCAGTGTGAAACACTGAttgcttttctgtgctgctggaggggaacAAAGGGCTGCAGAAGAGCGGGAGGTGGAAGGCATCCCTCATTCCACCTTGCTGAGCCACATTCGGCCTTCGTTTGTGAAACGAGCTTGAcgggaaaatattttattgtaacTTAACGCTTGGGTGAGATGATCATGTTGTAGTTTCAGGAAAGGCATTATGGCCTGTTTTGCTTTGTAGCGTGGTCCCCAAATTGCATCGCTCCTTCCCACCTGAATTCCGAGCTCAAGTGCCGCTTGAGTAGGAATTGCCGCTTCCCAAATGTGGGGAGTACAAGCACAGTCCCAGGCTAAAACTTGGACGTGTGTCAATAGAAACCATTCCTCCAGCTCCACGGGCCCCAGGTCCTGCGACAGGAGCGCGGGTGGCggtgctgtgggagcagcagagcgCGCGGGCGCCGCATTGCGCACCGGCTGCGCTCCCGCGTGTGCAGTCCATTGCCTTTGTCACTAAAGTCACCTCGGGCCCCCGGAGATGGGACCTGACCTCTGTTTGTGTCCCTTGGCCAGCCGGGAAGCACACGGCCAGCTCGCACCGGCTCTCGGCCCTGGTCACCCCCGCTGGGAAGTCCTACGAGTGCCAGGCCCAGCAGACCATCTCCCTCATCTCCAGTGACCACCAGAAGTCggtgcagctcctgctgtcgGAAGTGCGGCTCCAGCCCTTCGACATCCCCGCGGATTTTGTCTTCAGTGAAGGTAAGGTGAAGGCAAGTCCTGTGTCCCCAAGATGCTGATGCCACCGTGGCCTTTGGGGATGTTGCGATGTGCTGAAGGAATTTGTGTCCCACCTTTATCAGAGCACCATCCTCTCACTCCAGCTCCCTTATCAGTGCTCCCTGCAGTCCCTCCAACCCATTCCCTGCCTCTGTGGCCCTCCAAAAACCTTTACAAATTCAGCCTAGCTGCTAAATCATGACCTGTCATTGCATGTACGTTGGCTTCTGTGAGGACTTGTAGAGCCAGGTTGCCAGCAAGCCGGTCCCTGGGGAGTCCTGCAAGGCTTAGGTGTCTCCCCTGCAGCACAGAAGTTGcttcagcacagctccaggggtTTTTTAGGGCTGCTGCACACTGAGGGAAAACCTGGGGCTGTGATGGCAGGAGATACTTGGGATGCATGTTGCTGGCTTCAGTTTGATTTATGGTCATTGTGAGGGTGAAGGAAGCGTAGCAGGGACTTCAGTGAGGCGCCTCATGTGCCAAACACAAGGGATGTCATTGCTCTTCTTGGGTTTCTCTAATGGTAATGGTggataaaagaaaatgtaagttAAGGCGTGCTGTTTATATCAAAGGGTTGTACTGGAGCCAGCAGCAATACTGCCATGGGGCAGAATTCCTGCAGTTTTGCCTGCCTTTATCCTGAGGAACCCATGGTGGTCCTGCTCCCTGACTCCCCCTTGGCTTTTCCATCAGGTTGAATGAGGGAATGCAAACATGCTTACCTGAATTAGGTGAGACTAGTCCCCATTTTATAGCACTACCTTATCAAATTAGTTAAGTCCGTCAGTGTAACAAGatgcaaataaaatatgtaatagCCAAATCTTTTAATAACAAGCTAGGAAATGGTGGTGTTATTTTCAAGCCCAGCATTAAAAACGTGTCTTCATTATTTTGCATGTGGGAAATACATTAGCACACAATAAAAACCCAGCAGTGACTGCAGAGCCGAGCACTGGCACTCATGACTCGCCTCCTCTCACCGATGGAGTAAATCCGTGCTGTTACGTGTGCTGGCTCGGGCAGAGCTCTGCGTGGCTGGATTACTCATGGCAGGGCCAGTGTAGTATGGAGTAGGTTTTACATGTGGGCAGGCGCTGGAGGGCTGagaaaagcatatttaaaatatgcagGTTTGGACTCTGTTTGAGCTGCTGTGTCTCTGTGATACCAAACTAGAGAAGTCTGAGAGCTCCCAGCTAAAACAACAGAACTCAGGGCTCATTGCCAAAGGAATCTACCTGCCATTTTCATGATATGCTCTTTCCTGTCAGGCAGTAAATttgttgctttctcttttttttccctttgttgtagtttttttttttctttttctccaggacACAAAGAGACCCTGGTTGGTTTAGCAATCTTTAAACCTGTGTGGGCAATTCCTCCTCCGGAGGAAAGCGCAGCTTCTCTCTTTGtcaggctttgttttttttgttgttgctgctccCCTTATTCAATTACCTTTATTTTTGTCGAATTCCACTGGAAGTTAAATAGCAGAGAGCACCTGGAGAGGGTGGTCAGAAGTGCCTGAGAGGTCATTTATCAGTGAAGCTTCACACAGTCCCCACCAGCCGCGCCGACGAGCTTGTCCGCGGCACACGCATGGCAAAACACGATCCTTTGTGGGGTCTGAGAACCACTGCCAATCTTAAATTACAGTAATTAGCCTTCTCCTTTTTGGTTCATTAATTTCCCATTAGGTAAAATTCCTATTAATTATGAACAAGCTACagaacactttaaaatattttagaatagGGAAAGAGACCCACTAGAGCAGAAGAATCACCGAGACGCAGGAGGGTCAGGGCCCTTTCACCACAAAGGACTG
This DNA window, taken from Pseudopipra pipra isolate bDixPip1 chromosome 3, bDixPip1.hap1, whole genome shotgun sequence, encodes the following:
- the LAMP5 gene encoding lysosome-associated membrane glycoprotein 5, which produces MAGGRLPGLLLLLHAAARLAAEQEVENLSGLSPNPEKDIFVVRENRTTCLMAEFAAKFIVPYDVWASNYVDLITEQADIPLSRGAEMKGKCGTNESELELSWLEQAYTLKLFFLKEGHNTSRGPEAFWRLSRIQFTYDTSERTYFKDAVSPGKHTASSHRLSALVTPAGKSYECQAQQTISLISSDHQKSVQLLLSEVRLQPFDIPADFVFSEEHKCPVDQREQLEETLPLILGLILGLVIVITLGIYHIHLKLTASQVQIPRDRSQYKHMG